Proteins encoded in a region of the Zea mays cultivar B73 chromosome 4, Zm-B73-REFERENCE-NAM-5.0, whole genome shotgun sequence genome:
- the LOC103652791 gene encoding uncharacterized protein isoform X7, whose product MSTQDDTYRTLECMLCDKKGKPLSLKQHFLERITNNFSEDNLVGRGGYGEVYKGVLEDGFVAVKKLYSYIAIEDEPFHREVDCLMNIRHHNIVLFVGYCAETQEVVVRQEGKHIFAEKRERLLCFEYLHNGSLHKHLTAEPCGLPWHICYQIIKGICLGLHYLHDKNIIHLDLKPDNILLDDDMVPKITDFGLSRLLGNGKSHTITQTRIGTWGYMAPEYLDDGVITMKTDIYSLGVIIRHMVKGRNSADTTDEEVLANWLIRLEKDPSQMMRQQTTRLLFETEYKEQIKACMDISWRCTLRKPMDRPTTQHILLTLEETEAKIKSVVGPTPPNAGQIAKFGPWGGDGGKTRDIRMTPCHLHSVTISSGTIIDSIGFSFTDHYGQHHTTGPWGGKEGTNKIELGPSEFLTGVSGTSGPFKNLTNVVTSLTFVTNTRSYGPFGKGRGTPFHIQTQNNGRIVGFFGRSGQYLYAIGVYTNQDARVARIGRPLGGDEGVLHGITDLSGQQRSRGGGPSGECGDSDDEPNGDFAKFGPWGGDGGQPQDIGTLPCRLDRIKISSGLIIDSIEFSYAGPDSQYRTAGPWGGHGGDNSSFQLAGSEFLTGVSGSIGTFNGHANVITSLTFVTNARSYGPFGRGRGTSFHIPVQGNGCIVGFFGRSGRYLNAIGVYTAPKPEPKAGGDEAVVARIGPWGGVGNALHDIAERPHRLHRVTIFSGTIVNSLEYLYSDGDGQQHTTGPWGGCGGTGRKIHLAPEEFIVEVTGTFHPCAWDRTIPSVVSSLTLVTSTGKTHGPFGTQLGAAFQVPVQSDSRIVGFFAHGDNYIEAIGAYVKKLTESSNR is encoded by the exons ATGTCCACTCAAGATGATACATATCGCACTCTGGAATGCATGCTATGTGACAAAAAAGGAAAGCCATTGAGTCTTAAGCAACACTTCTTGGAAAGAATAACAAACAACTTCTCCGAGGACAACCTTGTTGGCCGTGGAGGATATGGAGAAGTTTACAAG GGAGTGCTTGAAGATGGCTTTGTTGCCGTCAAGAAGTTATACTCGTATATTGCAATTGAAGACGAACCATTTCATCGTGAGGTTGATTGTCTAATGAATATTAGGCACCACAACATAGTCTTGTTTGTTGGTTACTGTGCTGAAACACAGGAAGTGGTTGTGCGTCAAGAAGGGAAACATATTTTTGCGGAAAAACGAGAAAGATTACTTTGCTTCGAGTATTTGCATAATGGAAGCCTTCACAAGCATCTGACAG CCGAACCATGTGGGCTTCCATGGCACATTTGTTACCAAATAATAAAAGGGATTTGCCTGGGCTTGCACTACCTACATGACAAGAACATAATTCATCTAGATCTGAAACCGGACAATATATTGCTTGATGATGACATGGTGCCCAAAATCACGGACTTCGGTTTGTCAAGACTCTTGGGTAATGGAAAAAGCCACACCATTACACAAACAAGAATAGGAACATG GGGTTACATGGCACCCGAGTACTTGGATGATGGAGTGATCACAATGAAGACAGACATCTATAGCTTGGGTGTGATAATCAGACACATGGTGAAGGGACGTAACTCGGCAGACACCACTGATGAAGAA GTACTGGCAAACTGGTTGATTAGGCTGGAAAAGGATCCATCACAGATGATGAGGCAGCAGACGACCCGATTATTATTTGAAACAGAGTACAAAGAGCAAATAAAAGCGTGCATGGATATATCATGGAGGTGCACGCTGCGTAAACCAATGGACAGGCCAACGACGCAGCACATCCTACTTACACTGGAGGAAACAGAAGCAAAGATCAAATCGGTCGTTGGGCCTACTCCACCAAATGCCGGGCAG ATTGCCAAATTTGGGCCGTGGGGTGGAGATGGAGGGAAGACGCGAGACATAAGAATGACGCCTTGCCATTTGCATAGCGTAACAATTAGCAGTGGAACTATTATCGATTCTATCGGGTTTTCATTCACTGATCACTATGGTCAGCACCACACAACAGGGCCTTGGGGCGGTAAGGAGGGTACGAATAAG ATTGAACTAGGCCCTTCGGAGTTTCTTACAGGAGTATCTGGAACAAGCGGCCCATTCAAAAATCTAACAAATGTTGTAACGTCACTTACGTTTGTCACCAATACTCGTAGTTACGGACCCTTTGGAAAAGGGCGAGGAACACCGTTCCACATCCAAACGCAGAACAACGGCAGGATCGTTGGCTTCTTTGGCCGTTCTGGCCAGTATCTCTATGCGATTGGGGTCTACACGAACCAAGAT GCTAGGGTCGCAAGGATCGGGCGACCTTTGGGTGGAGATGAAGGGGTTCTTCATGGCATCACA GACCTCAGTGGGCAGCAGCGCAGCAGAGGTGGAGGTCCATCGGGAGAATGTGGAGACAGCGACGACGAG CCCAACGGTGATTTCGCCAAATTCGGCCCGTGGGGCGGCGACGGAGGACAGCCGCAGGACATCGGAACACTACCCTGCCGTCTAGACAGGATCAAGATCAGCAGTGGGCTTATCATCGACTCGATCGAGTTCTCGTACGCTGGCCCTGACAGCCAGTACCGCACCGCAGGCCCTTGGGGTGGTCATGGAGGAGACAACAGCTCT TTTCAGCTAGCTGGTTCAGAGTTCCTTACAGGTGTGTCTGGGTCAATCGGCACATTCAACGGCCATGCAAACGTCATAACGTCTCTGACGTTCGTCACCAACGCTCGTAGCTACGGGCCGTTTGGAAGAGGGCGAGGCACATCCTTCCACATCCCAGTGCAGGGCAATGGCTGCATCGTCGGTTTCTTTGGGCGCTCCGGACGGTACCTCAACGCGATCGGTGTCTACACGGCGCCGAAACCCGAACCAAAAGCA GGTGGTGATGAGGCCGTCGTCGCCAGGATTGGGCCTTGGGGCGGGGTTGGAAATGCTCTCCATGACATCGCAGAGAGGCCGCATCGCCTGCACAGAGTGACGATCTTCAGCGGGACGATCGTAAACTCGCTGGAGTATCTGTACAGCGATGGCGACGGGCAGCAGCACACCACCGGTCCGTGGGGCGGCTGCGGAGGAACTGGTCGAAAG atTCATCTTGCCCCTGAAGAGTTCATAGTGGAAGTTACTGGGACATTCCATCCATGCGCGTGGGACAGAACAATACCCAGTGTCGTGTCCTCTCTGACGCTCGTGACCAGCACGGGCAAAACACACGGGCCTTTCGGAACGCAGCTGGGAGCCGCGTTCCAGGTTCCGGTGCAGAGCGACAGCAGGATCGTTGGCTTCTTCGCCCACGGAGACAATTACATCGAAGCAATTGGCGCCTACGTGAAGAAATTGACAGAATCCAGCAACCGTTAA
- the LOC103652791 gene encoding uncharacterized protein isoform X11: protein MSTQDDTYRTLECMLCDKKGKPLSLKQHFLERITNNFSEDNLVGRGGYGEVYKGVLEDGFVAVKKLYSYIAIEDEPFHREVDCLMNIRHHNIVLFVGYCAETQEVVVRQEGKHIFAEKRERLLCFEYLHNGSLHKHLTAEPCGLPWHICYQIIKGICLGLHYLHDKNIIHLDLKPDNILLDDDMVPKITDFGLSRLLGNGKSHTITQTRIGTWGYMAPEYLDDGVITMKTDIYSLGVIIRHMVKGRNSADTTDEEVLANWLIRLEKDPSQMMRQQTTRLLFETEYKEQIKACMDISWRCTLRKPMDRPTTQHILLTLEETEAKIKSVVGPTPPNAGQIAKFGPWGGDGGKTRDIRMTPCHLHSVTISSGTIIDSIGFSFTDHYGQHHTTGPWGGKEGTNKARVARIGRPLGGDEGVLHGITDLSGQQRSRGGGPSGECGDSDDEPNGDFAKFGPWGGDGGQPQDIGTLPCRLDRIKISSGLIIDSIEFSYAGPDSQYRTAGPWGGHGGDNSSFQLAGSEFLTGVSGSIGTFNGHANVITSLTFVTNARSYGPFGRGRGTSFHIPVQGNGCIVGFFGRSGRYLNAIGVYTAPKPEPKAVGKQDGGDEAVVARIGPWGGVGNALHDIAERPHRLHRVTIFSGTIVNSLEYLYSDGDGQQHTTGPWGGCGGTGRKIHLAPEEFIVEVTGTFHPCAWDRTIPSVVSSLTLVTSTGKTHGPFGTQLGAAFQVPVQSDSRIVGFFAHGDNYIEAIGAYVKKLTESSNR, encoded by the exons ATGTCCACTCAAGATGATACATATCGCACTCTGGAATGCATGCTATGTGACAAAAAAGGAAAGCCATTGAGTCTTAAGCAACACTTCTTGGAAAGAATAACAAACAACTTCTCCGAGGACAACCTTGTTGGCCGTGGAGGATATGGAGAAGTTTACAAG GGAGTGCTTGAAGATGGCTTTGTTGCCGTCAAGAAGTTATACTCGTATATTGCAATTGAAGACGAACCATTTCATCGTGAGGTTGATTGTCTAATGAATATTAGGCACCACAACATAGTCTTGTTTGTTGGTTACTGTGCTGAAACACAGGAAGTGGTTGTGCGTCAAGAAGGGAAACATATTTTTGCGGAAAAACGAGAAAGATTACTTTGCTTCGAGTATTTGCATAATGGAAGCCTTCACAAGCATCTGACAG CCGAACCATGTGGGCTTCCATGGCACATTTGTTACCAAATAATAAAAGGGATTTGCCTGGGCTTGCACTACCTACATGACAAGAACATAATTCATCTAGATCTGAAACCGGACAATATATTGCTTGATGATGACATGGTGCCCAAAATCACGGACTTCGGTTTGTCAAGACTCTTGGGTAATGGAAAAAGCCACACCATTACACAAACAAGAATAGGAACATG GGGTTACATGGCACCCGAGTACTTGGATGATGGAGTGATCACAATGAAGACAGACATCTATAGCTTGGGTGTGATAATCAGACACATGGTGAAGGGACGTAACTCGGCAGACACCACTGATGAAGAA GTACTGGCAAACTGGTTGATTAGGCTGGAAAAGGATCCATCACAGATGATGAGGCAGCAGACGACCCGATTATTATTTGAAACAGAGTACAAAGAGCAAATAAAAGCGTGCATGGATATATCATGGAGGTGCACGCTGCGTAAACCAATGGACAGGCCAACGACGCAGCACATCCTACTTACACTGGAGGAAACAGAAGCAAAGATCAAATCGGTCGTTGGGCCTACTCCACCAAATGCCGGGCAG ATTGCCAAATTTGGGCCGTGGGGTGGAGATGGAGGGAAGACGCGAGACATAAGAATGACGCCTTGCCATTTGCATAGCGTAACAATTAGCAGTGGAACTATTATCGATTCTATCGGGTTTTCATTCACTGATCACTATGGTCAGCACCACACAACAGGGCCTTGGGGCGGTAAGGAGGGTACGAATAAG GCTAGGGTCGCAAGGATCGGGCGACCTTTGGGTGGAGATGAAGGGGTTCTTCATGGCATCACA GACCTCAGTGGGCAGCAGCGCAGCAGAGGTGGAGGTCCATCGGGAGAATGTGGAGACAGCGACGACGAG CCCAACGGTGATTTCGCCAAATTCGGCCCGTGGGGCGGCGACGGAGGACAGCCGCAGGACATCGGAACACTACCCTGCCGTCTAGACAGGATCAAGATCAGCAGTGGGCTTATCATCGACTCGATCGAGTTCTCGTACGCTGGCCCTGACAGCCAGTACCGCACCGCAGGCCCTTGGGGTGGTCATGGAGGAGACAACAGCTCT TTTCAGCTAGCTGGTTCAGAGTTCCTTACAGGTGTGTCTGGGTCAATCGGCACATTCAACGGCCATGCAAACGTCATAACGTCTCTGACGTTCGTCACCAACGCTCGTAGCTACGGGCCGTTTGGAAGAGGGCGAGGCACATCCTTCCACATCCCAGTGCAGGGCAATGGCTGCATCGTCGGTTTCTTTGGGCGCTCCGGACGGTACCTCAACGCGATCGGTGTCTACACGGCGCCGAAACCCGAACCAAAAGCAGTTGGGAAACAAGAT GGTGGTGATGAGGCCGTCGTCGCCAGGATTGGGCCTTGGGGCGGGGTTGGAAATGCTCTCCATGACATCGCAGAGAGGCCGCATCGCCTGCACAGAGTGACGATCTTCAGCGGGACGATCGTAAACTCGCTGGAGTATCTGTACAGCGATGGCGACGGGCAGCAGCACACCACCGGTCCGTGGGGCGGCTGCGGAGGAACTGGTCGAAAG atTCATCTTGCCCCTGAAGAGTTCATAGTGGAAGTTACTGGGACATTCCATCCATGCGCGTGGGACAGAACAATACCCAGTGTCGTGTCCTCTCTGACGCTCGTGACCAGCACGGGCAAAACACACGGGCCTTTCGGAACGCAGCTGGGAGCCGCGTTCCAGGTTCCGGTGCAGAGCGACAGCAGGATCGTTGGCTTCTTCGCCCACGGAGACAATTACATCGAAGCAATTGGCGCCTACGTGAAGAAATTGACAGAATCCAGCAACCGTTAA
- the LOC103652791 gene encoding uncharacterized protein isoform X1: MSTQDDTYRTLECMLCDKKGKPLSLKQHFLERITNNFSEDNLVGRGGYGEVYKGVLEDGFVAVKKLYSYIAIEDEPFHREVDCLMNIRHHNIVLFVGYCAETQEVVVRQEGKHIFAEKRERLLCFEYLHNGSLHKHLTAEPCGLPWHICYQIIKGICLGLHYLHDKNIIHLDLKPDNILLDDDMVPKITDFGLSRLLGNGKSHTITQTRIGTWGYMAPEYLDDGVITMKTDIYSLGVIIRHMVKGRNSADTTDEEVLANWLIRLEKDPSQMMRQQTTRLLFETEYKEQIKACMDISWRCTLRKPMDRPTTQHILLTLEETEAKIKSVVGPTPPNAGQLQIAKFGPWGGDGGKTRDIRMTPCHLHSVTISSGTIIDSIGFSFTDHYGQHHTTGPWGGKEGTNKLGGLHPNTFQHSMHIQIRVASMMIELGPSEFLTGVSGTSGPFKNLTNVVTSLTFVTNTRSYGPFGKGRGTPFHIQTQNNGRIVGFFGRSGQYLYAIGVYTNQDARVARIGRPLGGDEGVLHGITDLSGQQRSRGGGPSGECGDSDDEPNGDFAKFGPWGGDGGQPQDIGTLPCRLDRIKISSGLIIDSIEFSYAGPDSQYRTAGPWGGHGGDNSSFQLAGSEFLTGVSGSIGTFNGHANVITSLTFVTNARSYGPFGRGRGTSFHIPVQGNGCIVGFFGRSGRYLNAIGVYTAPKPEPKAVGKQDGGDEAVVARIGPWGGVGNALHDIAERPHRLHRVTIFSGTIVNSLEYLYSDGDGQQHTTGPWGGCGGTGRKIHLAPEEFIVEVTGTFHPCAWDRTIPSVVSSLTLVTSTGKTHGPFGTQLGAAFQVPVQSDSRIVGFFAHGDNYIEAIGAYVKKLTESSNR; this comes from the exons ATGTCCACTCAAGATGATACATATCGCACTCTGGAATGCATGCTATGTGACAAAAAAGGAAAGCCATTGAGTCTTAAGCAACACTTCTTGGAAAGAATAACAAACAACTTCTCCGAGGACAACCTTGTTGGCCGTGGAGGATATGGAGAAGTTTACAAG GGAGTGCTTGAAGATGGCTTTGTTGCCGTCAAGAAGTTATACTCGTATATTGCAATTGAAGACGAACCATTTCATCGTGAGGTTGATTGTCTAATGAATATTAGGCACCACAACATAGTCTTGTTTGTTGGTTACTGTGCTGAAACACAGGAAGTGGTTGTGCGTCAAGAAGGGAAACATATTTTTGCGGAAAAACGAGAAAGATTACTTTGCTTCGAGTATTTGCATAATGGAAGCCTTCACAAGCATCTGACAG CCGAACCATGTGGGCTTCCATGGCACATTTGTTACCAAATAATAAAAGGGATTTGCCTGGGCTTGCACTACCTACATGACAAGAACATAATTCATCTAGATCTGAAACCGGACAATATATTGCTTGATGATGACATGGTGCCCAAAATCACGGACTTCGGTTTGTCAAGACTCTTGGGTAATGGAAAAAGCCACACCATTACACAAACAAGAATAGGAACATG GGGTTACATGGCACCCGAGTACTTGGATGATGGAGTGATCACAATGAAGACAGACATCTATAGCTTGGGTGTGATAATCAGACACATGGTGAAGGGACGTAACTCGGCAGACACCACTGATGAAGAA GTACTGGCAAACTGGTTGATTAGGCTGGAAAAGGATCCATCACAGATGATGAGGCAGCAGACGACCCGATTATTATTTGAAACAGAGTACAAAGAGCAAATAAAAGCGTGCATGGATATATCATGGAGGTGCACGCTGCGTAAACCAATGGACAGGCCAACGACGCAGCACATCCTACTTACACTGGAGGAAACAGAAGCAAAGATCAAATCGGTCGTTGGGCCTACTCCACCAAATGCCGGGCAG CTTCAGATTGCCAAATTTGGGCCGTGGGGTGGAGATGGAGGGAAGACGCGAGACATAAGAATGACGCCTTGCCATTTGCATAGCGTAACAATTAGCAGTGGAACTATTATCGATTCTATCGGGTTTTCATTCACTGATCACTATGGTCAGCACCACACAACAGGGCCTTGGGGCGGTAAGGAGGGTACGAATAAG CTTGGGGGACTACATCCAAATACATTCCAGCATAGCATGCACATCCAAATACGGGTAGCCAGCATGATG ATTGAACTAGGCCCTTCGGAGTTTCTTACAGGAGTATCTGGAACAAGCGGCCCATTCAAAAATCTAACAAATGTTGTAACGTCACTTACGTTTGTCACCAATACTCGTAGTTACGGACCCTTTGGAAAAGGGCGAGGAACACCGTTCCACATCCAAACGCAGAACAACGGCAGGATCGTTGGCTTCTTTGGCCGTTCTGGCCAGTATCTCTATGCGATTGGGGTCTACACGAACCAAGAT GCTAGGGTCGCAAGGATCGGGCGACCTTTGGGTGGAGATGAAGGGGTTCTTCATGGCATCACA GACCTCAGTGGGCAGCAGCGCAGCAGAGGTGGAGGTCCATCGGGAGAATGTGGAGACAGCGACGACGAG CCCAACGGTGATTTCGCCAAATTCGGCCCGTGGGGCGGCGACGGAGGACAGCCGCAGGACATCGGAACACTACCCTGCCGTCTAGACAGGATCAAGATCAGCAGTGGGCTTATCATCGACTCGATCGAGTTCTCGTACGCTGGCCCTGACAGCCAGTACCGCACCGCAGGCCCTTGGGGTGGTCATGGAGGAGACAACAGCTCT TTTCAGCTAGCTGGTTCAGAGTTCCTTACAGGTGTGTCTGGGTCAATCGGCACATTCAACGGCCATGCAAACGTCATAACGTCTCTGACGTTCGTCACCAACGCTCGTAGCTACGGGCCGTTTGGAAGAGGGCGAGGCACATCCTTCCACATCCCAGTGCAGGGCAATGGCTGCATCGTCGGTTTCTTTGGGCGCTCCGGACGGTACCTCAACGCGATCGGTGTCTACACGGCGCCGAAACCCGAACCAAAAGCAGTTGGGAAACAAGAT GGTGGTGATGAGGCCGTCGTCGCCAGGATTGGGCCTTGGGGCGGGGTTGGAAATGCTCTCCATGACATCGCAGAGAGGCCGCATCGCCTGCACAGAGTGACGATCTTCAGCGGGACGATCGTAAACTCGCTGGAGTATCTGTACAGCGATGGCGACGGGCAGCAGCACACCACCGGTCCGTGGGGCGGCTGCGGAGGAACTGGTCGAAAG atTCATCTTGCCCCTGAAGAGTTCATAGTGGAAGTTACTGGGACATTCCATCCATGCGCGTGGGACAGAACAATACCCAGTGTCGTGTCCTCTCTGACGCTCGTGACCAGCACGGGCAAAACACACGGGCCTTTCGGAACGCAGCTGGGAGCCGCGTTCCAGGTTCCGGTGCAGAGCGACAGCAGGATCGTTGGCTTCTTCGCCCACGGAGACAATTACATCGAAGCAATTGGCGCCTACGTGAAGAAATTGACAGAATCCAGCAACCGTTAA
- the LOC103652791 gene encoding uncharacterized protein isoform X10 translates to MSTQDDTYRTLECMLCDKKGKPLSLKQHFLERITNNFSEDNLVGRGGYGEVYKGVLEDGFVAVKKLYSYIAIEDEPFHREVDCLMNIRHHNIVLFVGYCAETQEVVVRQEGKHIFAEKRERLLCFEYLHNGSLHKHLTAEPCGLPWHICYQIIKGICLGLHYLHDKNIIHLDLKPDNILLDDDMVPKITDFGLSRLLGNGKSHTITQTRIGTWGYMAPEYLDDGVITMKTDIYSLGVIIRHMVKGRNSADTTDEEVLANWLIRLEKDPSQMMRQQTTRLLFETEYKEQIKACMDISWRCTLRKPMDRPTTQHILLTLEETEAKIKSVVGPTPPNAGQLQIAKFGPWGGDGGKTRDIRMTPCHLHSVTISSGTIIDSIGFSFTDHYGQHHTTGPWGGKEGTNKARVARIGRPLGGDEGVLHGITDLSGQQRSRGGGPSGECGDSDDEPNGDFAKFGPWGGDGGQPQDIGTLPCRLDRIKISSGLIIDSIEFSYAGPDSQYRTAGPWGGHGGDNSSFQLAGSEFLTGVSGSIGTFNGHANVITSLTFVTNARSYGPFGRGRGTSFHIPVQGNGCIVGFFGRSGRYLNAIGVYTAPKPEPKAVGKQDGGDEAVVARIGPWGGVGNALHDIAERPHRLHRVTIFSGTIVNSLEYLYSDGDGQQHTTGPWGGCGGTGRKIHLAPEEFIVEVTGTFHPCAWDRTIPSVVSSLTLVTSTGKTHGPFGTQLGAAFQVPVQSDSRIVGFFAHGDNYIEAIGAYVKKLTESSNR, encoded by the exons ATGTCCACTCAAGATGATACATATCGCACTCTGGAATGCATGCTATGTGACAAAAAAGGAAAGCCATTGAGTCTTAAGCAACACTTCTTGGAAAGAATAACAAACAACTTCTCCGAGGACAACCTTGTTGGCCGTGGAGGATATGGAGAAGTTTACAAG GGAGTGCTTGAAGATGGCTTTGTTGCCGTCAAGAAGTTATACTCGTATATTGCAATTGAAGACGAACCATTTCATCGTGAGGTTGATTGTCTAATGAATATTAGGCACCACAACATAGTCTTGTTTGTTGGTTACTGTGCTGAAACACAGGAAGTGGTTGTGCGTCAAGAAGGGAAACATATTTTTGCGGAAAAACGAGAAAGATTACTTTGCTTCGAGTATTTGCATAATGGAAGCCTTCACAAGCATCTGACAG CCGAACCATGTGGGCTTCCATGGCACATTTGTTACCAAATAATAAAAGGGATTTGCCTGGGCTTGCACTACCTACATGACAAGAACATAATTCATCTAGATCTGAAACCGGACAATATATTGCTTGATGATGACATGGTGCCCAAAATCACGGACTTCGGTTTGTCAAGACTCTTGGGTAATGGAAAAAGCCACACCATTACACAAACAAGAATAGGAACATG GGGTTACATGGCACCCGAGTACTTGGATGATGGAGTGATCACAATGAAGACAGACATCTATAGCTTGGGTGTGATAATCAGACACATGGTGAAGGGACGTAACTCGGCAGACACCACTGATGAAGAA GTACTGGCAAACTGGTTGATTAGGCTGGAAAAGGATCCATCACAGATGATGAGGCAGCAGACGACCCGATTATTATTTGAAACAGAGTACAAAGAGCAAATAAAAGCGTGCATGGATATATCATGGAGGTGCACGCTGCGTAAACCAATGGACAGGCCAACGACGCAGCACATCCTACTTACACTGGAGGAAACAGAAGCAAAGATCAAATCGGTCGTTGGGCCTACTCCACCAAATGCCGGGCAG CTTCAGATTGCCAAATTTGGGCCGTGGGGTGGAGATGGAGGGAAGACGCGAGACATAAGAATGACGCCTTGCCATTTGCATAGCGTAACAATTAGCAGTGGAACTATTATCGATTCTATCGGGTTTTCATTCACTGATCACTATGGTCAGCACCACACAACAGGGCCTTGGGGCGGTAAGGAGGGTACGAATAAG GCTAGGGTCGCAAGGATCGGGCGACCTTTGGGTGGAGATGAAGGGGTTCTTCATGGCATCACA GACCTCAGTGGGCAGCAGCGCAGCAGAGGTGGAGGTCCATCGGGAGAATGTGGAGACAGCGACGACGAG CCCAACGGTGATTTCGCCAAATTCGGCCCGTGGGGCGGCGACGGAGGACAGCCGCAGGACATCGGAACACTACCCTGCCGTCTAGACAGGATCAAGATCAGCAGTGGGCTTATCATCGACTCGATCGAGTTCTCGTACGCTGGCCCTGACAGCCAGTACCGCACCGCAGGCCCTTGGGGTGGTCATGGAGGAGACAACAGCTCT TTTCAGCTAGCTGGTTCAGAGTTCCTTACAGGTGTGTCTGGGTCAATCGGCACATTCAACGGCCATGCAAACGTCATAACGTCTCTGACGTTCGTCACCAACGCTCGTAGCTACGGGCCGTTTGGAAGAGGGCGAGGCACATCCTTCCACATCCCAGTGCAGGGCAATGGCTGCATCGTCGGTTTCTTTGGGCGCTCCGGACGGTACCTCAACGCGATCGGTGTCTACACGGCGCCGAAACCCGAACCAAAAGCAGTTGGGAAACAAGAT GGTGGTGATGAGGCCGTCGTCGCCAGGATTGGGCCTTGGGGCGGGGTTGGAAATGCTCTCCATGACATCGCAGAGAGGCCGCATCGCCTGCACAGAGTGACGATCTTCAGCGGGACGATCGTAAACTCGCTGGAGTATCTGTACAGCGATGGCGACGGGCAGCAGCACACCACCGGTCCGTGGGGCGGCTGCGGAGGAACTGGTCGAAAG atTCATCTTGCCCCTGAAGAGTTCATAGTGGAAGTTACTGGGACATTCCATCCATGCGCGTGGGACAGAACAATACCCAGTGTCGTGTCCTCTCTGACGCTCGTGACCAGCACGGGCAAAACACACGGGCCTTTCGGAACGCAGCTGGGAGCCGCGTTCCAGGTTCCGGTGCAGAGCGACAGCAGGATCGTTGGCTTCTTCGCCCACGGAGACAATTACATCGAAGCAATTGGCGCCTACGTGAAGAAATTGACAGAATCCAGCAACCGTTAA